From Zea mays cultivar B73 chromosome 3, Zm-B73-REFERENCE-NAM-5.0, whole genome shotgun sequence:
TCTGAATTCTTTCATATCCTTGTACAAACTACCAATGTTCATTATCGGATTAGATCTGTTGCAAACAAATACTCTTTCTTGTGGTATGCAATCAGTACAGGGCAATGTAGCTGTTTCATCATCAAATTCATCACTTCGGCGGACACCAAATGGTCTACTGGTAAAAGCATCTTGCCTTTGAGTAGTTTCACGTTCATCTTCTGCTAGCAATCTTAACCGATCAAACATCACTGACTCAAAGGCAATATCTTGTTCCCCTTCTTCTTCTCATCTATCATCAATCTGTATTGCCCTCCAATCAATTTCTAAAACCTGAAACCAAAAGATAAGACAACTATGAAGTACTCGACGCAGGTACATCAGACAATAAACTGCTGGATATTTGAAATTGAATCAAAGCTCCATTCTATTTTCATCCCCAAATAGAAAGACTTGTCGATCCAATAAATCCAAGCTCGGAGCCGGTAGATCAACTCTTTGCACAACAGAAAATGTGGGGAGGCAAGGAAGGGCTGGCTCACTTGCATCACCGGGAGATGAATCCGGTGAGTGGGCGCTGTACTCGTCCTCCATGGAGACGGGTGAAGGGAAAATGCTGCTTGGGCAGCGTCACACGGGGGATACAGCGGGCACACGATGGTGGACGGCCCAGGCACCAGatggcggcggcgcgggcgcCAGTGGGCAGGCGGCGCGGGCAAAACTGGACACCAGCTTGGGCAGTGTCGCTAGGAGTAGATTAGGAAACAGGAGTATACGACCTTCATCAAACGCAAGAAAACAGATGGTTACTGTGGGTGGGAGATTAACCGAGAAAATTGGATTTATGCCATTATCAAACTACGGATTCGCTCGAATGCCATTATGAGAACACGCTTCGTTATTACGCCATTTTCAAACACTGGATTACAGATAAAATGCCATTTAGGGGGTTATTTGACAAAGTATCAATTAATTGGACTATTTTACCCCTAAACTAAAACAGCTCCTCTCTGTTCTCTGTCTCTCGCGTTTTCTCCTCTCTGTACCGCACCACACCAGACCAGGCTCCTCTCTGTTCTCTCAGCCATTATCTCCTCCTCTAATCCTCTCCCACGGCAAGCACCAGGCATGCTCCTGCACGCACAGGCAAGCTCCAGCACGCACCATGGGTTAGAGGCAAGCTCCAGCACGGACGAGGGCAAGCTCCAGAAATTCAGAACTGAATGAACAGCAAGGGGCAGGGAAACATCAGAGTGAAAAAGTAGCCGATCTTAACTGAATGAACAcaatttcagaaattcagaacACAGTTTCCCATTCTTAACTGAATGAACACAGTTTCAGAAAGAACACAATTTATCTGATAGCATAACAAGGTTCAAAATAACTAGCTTACTAAAATCTTAGATAACACAAAAATCAGCAGCTTATTACAATCTTGTCACATTTTCTTCAGCTTCCTTGGTGTGAGCTTCTTCATTAGCATCTTCTTAGGAGTTGTATTCTTGGGAGGTGACTGGATATCAATCTGTCCATCTCCCAGTAGCATAGCAAGCCGACTGAAAAAAATAAAGACCAGTAATTTAATGAGACAACAACGACTTGATGCAACATAATCATAATGATATGTTTACCTCCTAGTGACTCTGATTGGGCTGTCCTGTAAAATAGACTCCCTTGTTGGTGTAACCGGAAGAGAAACTTCGAGCTGGACATCAGCTTCAGTTTGGACAGCACCATGATCTTGAACAGTTTCAAGTTCGACATTAGCTTCACCTTGGACAACACCTTGACCTTGGACACTTCGTTGAAGTCGAGTTTTGGGGATTTTGGCATTATCCCCATACTTTGTTCTATTCATGCGAGGCTTTCTCTTCCTACAAGTTGGACAGCACAGTTAGATACAAATATAACAGTGCAAATGTTCAAATTAGACATTTCATCACTTACCTTTTCTTTGTTCCGTTCAATGGGCACTTGTAGCTAGTTTCACTGTGACCTAATTCTCCACATCTTTTGCACTTTCTTTTGCCTCTAATCATCTTCCTTTTCCCCTTCTCAGATTGGTTTGAACCCTCCATGTCAGCTTCTAGTACTGCATTCTTGTCAGCTTCCTTGCCTTTCTCTGTAGCTACTTTTTCCCCTTTGCTATTCCCACCTTCCAAACAACTCTTAATTCTTAGTTTCTTATACCTTCCTTTACCTCTCTTGTCAAGTGGTGCAGCAACCGCATAGGGCAGATCCACTGTTTGCCATTGAGACTTATCAGGTAGTggttcaattattctcttatatgCATTTTTGAACCTTTGTACAGAGTAGAATTCATGCACAAAATCTTCCAATTCGACATCCACACTCTCCTGTGCTGTAATCAAAGCCAATGCATGTGGACAAGGTTTGCCGGTGTGCTGCCACTCTAGGCATGTACACTCATGCAAATATGACTTCACTACATGTCTGTTGTGAGTGTTTGTGCTGTCCTCAACCTGTGCAGAGAAAAAACCAGCCTTTGTCACTGATAGATGCCCTAGGCCTCTGGTCCTTGCCTTCAATTGTTGTAAAACAGCAGGTAAGATCTTCCCATTAAGTTTATCTCCAATTCTTCTCCTTTTCTCCCACAACACCATTATCATCTCCCTACACTTGTCTGCAAGCTCAACAACTGGAAGGTCCTTCCAATCTTTAATCCAATTGTTGAAGACTTCAGCTAGATTGTTGGTGACATAATCACACTTGATGGCAGGATTAAACTGACTTCTCCTCCATTTCAGCTTGTGGTAAGTATCTAGCCATTTCTTTACATCTGGGGAAGCTTCCACAACTTGATTGTAAAAGAATTGTGAAACTTCTGGCCTATATGCCCTAGCTGTAGGGTACATCTTAGAGAATATGTCACCTCCAAACCTCTTAACAAAATTCTGTATTAGATGCCTAAAGCATTCTCTTTGGTCAGCCTGAGGGAAAACAAGTTTTACTGCATTTTCTAACCCTTTGCATGCATCTGTACATACAGCAAGCAATGGAAGATGGATAACCTTTGATGCTACCCAAGCGCTAGTAGGGGTCGTGGTTTTCCTTCTAGCACTGGAAGTACAAGTGTGTTCCTCAATTAAGACAGTGACCTGCAATAATAAACCTCAGTTAGTAACAACAAAGATGGCAAGGGCACAACATAGATTAGTAAGAACAAGTCTATACCATAACACTATTCCCAGATTGTTGCCTACGTCCCACAATATGCCAAGGGCAACCTTCTCCTTTGCAATTACCAATAAATCGACTTGGATCAGTTTTATATATTTCTAGCTCAAACTCTTCATTGATCGCAAACTGTCTCACAGCTAGCCTGAAGTCACGCATGCTGGGGTACACTGTTCCAATATCCATACAAGGCTTGTCTGGGTCATGCAACATCACTCTCtcatctggaatttcatcatcaacAGGGATGGCTGCATCAATAGTTTCATTGTCACTATAACTTCTATTGACATCACCCTCTTGCATCTTGAAAGCTTCACCAGCCTTCTCAGCAGCTTCATCCTCAGCTCTCAAACCAATCAACTCATACATTCTGTCATCGTCAACAATTTCTATCCTACCTTCCTCATCTTGCCTCTCAACAATTTGAAGTGCGTCCCAGTCAATACCAACCTTTGGATGACCACTAGGATGTACTACCAATGCTAAGCTAGGCAGAAGCTCATCGTCAAAActgaaaataaaaaataaaaatgtacaaTCATACTACTTCATTCGATTTCTATAAAATTAATTAAATGTAGAATCATACTCGTACATAGAATCATTCCAGCTGTAATCCATCTAGCCAACTGTTGGTGACCAATAATGTGAGATCTTCGCTGCTGCTAACTCAAATCAGAACAAACCCTAAAGTCTAAAGCCTAAATCCTAAAGCCTAAAACCCATATGCATACCTGGAGCTCGTCGAGGTTAGCTGAGGGGAACCGACCACCGCTGCTGTAGCTAGCCGAGGGGAACCGCCCGTCGCTGAGGGGAACaggccaccgaggggagctcgccGTGGGGAGCCCTTGCGGCGTGCTGGAGCAAGCCGTGGGGAGCTGAGCCCGGGCGACGTGCTGGAGCAAGCCGTGGGGAGCTGAGCCCGGGCGGCCTGGTACGTGCTGGAGCTCGCCTGGTGCTCGCCGTCGGAGAGGAGGAGACACGGCTGAGAGAACAGAGAGGAACCTGGTCTGGTGTGGTGCGGTACAGAGAGGAGGAGAAAACACGAGAGACAGAGAACAGAGAGGAGCTGTTTTAGTTTAGGGGTAAAATAGTCCAATTAGTTGATACTTTGTCAAATAACCCCCTAAATGGCATTTTATCTGTAATCCAGTGTTTGAAAATGGCGTAGTAACGAAGCGTGTTTTCATAATGGCATTCGAGCGAATCCGTAGTTTGATAATGACATAAATCCAATTTTCTCGAGATTAACCTTACCAATTTAGCGTGTGTATTCCATAATACCAATCTGGTAAAGCGGAGCTGCGGAGTAGTATACAGACGAAGCCGGGACGAGACTGTTATAAAGTCAATTAACTCACCGCGCTGCGTGGGCAGGCGGGGATCAACTGGTCAACTGCTCTACAACTTCACGTCTTCTTCACCTTCGGAAGACGGGCAGGCGAGCAGCGAAGGTGCGACGGAAATCAGTGGGGATGAGGCGCAATAGCCCGCCGACGGCGAGCGGCAACCGCCTCGCGGTCATCGCTTCCCACTTATCCCTCCCTCCGCTCGGCAGTCCGGCAGCCATATCCGGGGAGAAGGAAGCCGCCCTCGCCACCGACCTCAACAGCACCCCCACCATGTCAGCCTCTATCAGTTCTCTCCAAATCCTGCACCGTCGTTTCGATTCGGTAGGGAAGCTGCCGTAGTGAGCGTATATCTATTTTGGCGAGTAATTCGTTCTAGTGAAATAAGCAAAAGCAGAGAGTACCCTGGATTTTGTATCCTAGTCCTAGGTGTTGGTTGGACTTCAGTACTGAATCCCACATTCCCACTGTGAGAGACGGTTCATGTAGTCAGGGTCCTATTCTGTTGAGTTTGGTAGGTTTTATAGGAGACGCCTATGTGCTTCGATTGTCACTCGATTGGGCGAATCAAGATAATCTCAACGCAGTATGTCCATAGTGGTCATTCAGATGGCAACATTACCTAAGGGCCTTGCTTGTTTTAAGTTTGAGGTATGCAATTGAAACCCCCGGTTCACCACATGCAGGAGCAGGAGCACAATCTCCTCTCCTCAACAGGAGCTCATTTGTCATAAGACAAGCTCAATAGTGGAGCAGTTTTTGGTTAGCTCACATCATCTGGCTTAACAATCCCACACGTTATGGCATCTGATGGAATTGGTTATCGAGCTCCTGAAAATATATCATTGGCTTGGCAGCATTTGTTTATCCGTCACGATGCACCCAACCTATGGCTAGGGAAACTTGCAGAAATCTTCAGATAACTTCTCTGCATAGCAGTTTCTGTTAGTTAATCAAGCTTGGGCATCATTATTGTTACTTATATATGTGAAATACTAGCTAACCTGTGCTAAATTCGAGCTCCATTCTTTTTTACTTGAAAAGCTTTGGTGTTGGCTGTTCTGATAATTTTTGTATATGGTTACAATTTATCCTCTTCACACATACAGCTCGCAAACGCCTCTATTCACATGATTACTTCTCTGCCTTATGTAGTTTTGACAAAATTATTCGGAAGGAGATCCCATCTGAGGTGGTTTATGAGGATGAGAAGGTTAGTATTATCTATGCCATCAGGGTAGAGTTCCTATTGTTTATAATGCTATGAATGTTAGTATGTTACACTTTAAAATTAATGTTGCCTCAATGCCTTTGTCACCTTGGTGCTATGTTGATGTTCCTCCTTGATATGCCATTGGTAAAACTCAAGAACCAGTTATCCCTGCATATTCCTCCTTGAAATTCTGGGCTCCAAAATCTTTGTAAGTTGTCTCTATCACCCTTGCTGCCATGTCAGCAGAGGATCTCACATTCAAATCTTTAATGCTTAAGAAGGATATTAATTGGTCTATCATAAAAAAATTGTGCTCCTGAAATAACACCTTGATTTCCTTGGCAAGCCAAACACCTTCTGAAACGTATCTTCATGGATATCGAGAATCGGATTGAAATATTAGTGTAGTATGTGATTACAGTTAAATTGTTGTGATGTCACATTTGTATGTCTATAACTGCAGGTTCTTGCATGTAGAGACATATCACCACAAGCTCCTACACATATTATAATCATTGCGAAGGTTAAGTATGGGCTGTCTAGGTTGTCGAAGGTATGCATATTCACCTATTCCCCCTCTTTATGGTTGTTTTGCCAAGTATTGTTCCTTCTACGTGGATGGCTTTCTTCGTGGAGTACTGGATGCTTGAAAATATGATCAGTTTACCTTATGCTTTGAATGATACTTGATATGTGTATTTTTCTATGTCCATGAATGATTATGGCACTTCCTTAATGATAGTTTTAACGAAATCACTATTTTTTGTGGTAATGGGTTGTCATAAGTGTACTGATACATATGAAGGCTAATTTGTCTATCCGGTTTTAATTTGTTTTGTTCGTTCTTTTTTTTGACAAAGCATGCTAATGGTCGACCCGTTCAGACTAGCCATGATTTGTGCCACGAGAGCTTTTGAGGTCGCAGGGAGTAGAACGCATGGCAGCCGTATGTGAAGCCGTGAAGGCACGGGGAGGCAGGGAGCGGAGCATGAAAAACTGAGCTGCGTGCGGTTCCCTGTAATGAGAACTTTTAATAATATCATGACTTGCTAATAATCATATTTTGGAATATAGTAGGTGTATTTTCAGCACGCTGGGGGGGTGGGTGGGGTGGGGGGCTTTATCTTTAAAATCTTCCGCAATTCACCACCACACAACCGTTTATGTTCGGTATTAGTAAGGGACTAGTTTTCTTTTAGACAAAGGTTATCACCTATATTTCGTATTAGAATTACAGTTTTAGTTTGTTGTAATTTTATGTAGGCGTAATCTGTAATTTTCAGTCCTAAGAATAAAAGTTCTGTTAAACGAAACCACGGAACCACAAATCCGTCAAAATTTTATTTATGTTGATACAAAGACAACTTACAATTGTTTCTATAGTCAGATAAGGACAAAAAAATGATATGTTACAACCCAAAAACAAATGACAAAAACAAATAATGTACTTGCGCTAGTCGATGGTACAATTGTGTTTTCTGAAATCATTTTTAAATTTAGTTATCTGAAATTTAGAAGTGTATGAATAAATATGATTGTAGATTGCAGATGTTTGATGAGACTTAAGGCATGTTTGATTTAGtaactaaagattagtctcttcATTTTAGTCCCATTTAGTACCTAAATTGTCAAACAGTTGGATTAAAATAGGGAGTAAACTGTTTTAGAGCAATTCCAAAAACACACTGAAAAGTTTCCCCAAAAAATGATTATTGGAGGCAAGCTAAAAAAATTTAGGGATGCTCTTAACGTGTATACTCCAACAACTCCTTTAAACAAATGCTGAAAAATTGAAAACTAGGCTAAATACAAAACCACATCCATCTAGCTCTATTGGCGCCACGAAAGGGTCTCTAACCGAGTTGGTTAGGTGATCTGAGTAGCACTCTTTAGGTCCAGAGTTTGAATCtcagtgggagcgaatttcaggtcGAGGTTAAAAAAGGTCACTCGCTGGTTCCCCTGATTGTGCGCATGAGATGGACATGCCTATGGGGGGCGGATCCTCGTGCAAGGGCTGGGAGGGCTCAAAGCACGAGTAAAGATCTGGCCTATAGGGGGACCCTTATGCTGTACGGCGGCCAGCTTTCGTGACCTTTCTCGGTCGGGACTCCGATTGAGCTTCTTCATAATATAATACCGTGGGGACGGTCTTTCCCCTACTGGTCGAGTTTTTTAGCTCTATTGGCGCCTGCATATGGGCTTCATACATGGGCCTTTCTGCATGTGCCGCAAGCCAGAAGCTCCTACATGTGCGTGGGGCGCCCAAATTGGGGAAGCGATCCTGACGCGGAAATATGAGGGAGGGGAGGACACAGATGCGGGGATGCGAAGATTGAGGGGCGTAAAGGGAGCCGTTGGAGCGACGGAAAAGCGATTCCTTCCCTAATATTTGTTTTTTTGGGTTAGTTTAGGGCTTCTTTTGGGGTTGCTCTCCCTAGTCTCTCAAAGGGTGACTAAAATGGGCTAAACCATATTAATTACCTTTTTTGTCCCTCAtttatttcagttgcactaatAGCCGGAGTACAGTAAGGGGCATTTTAGTTTTCTTATGAGTCACTTAATGTGTTCAGGATACTTTTAGTCAATAACAATGATTTCAAGTCGCCTAGTCGCCTGGTCGAACCCTGGGACCGACCAGGCGACTAGTCGCGATTAGGCGACGACTAGGGCGACTAGTCGACCCCTAGTCGGTCCTAGTCGGTCCCTGGTCGTCCTAGACTAGTAGCTATActtatataggtatatatataaatatacctGTATACATTATATAAATTAGAACAAACAACTAGGATAAACAAAGTAACATATTGCTTCATTGTGATTTGTGACTTACCTGAACCTGATGGGCTAAAAAAGGCCCAATAACTGAACCCTAGCCAGGACGACCAGGTCACACAAGTCGGACGACTAGTCGCCCTAGTcgacgattagtcggacgacccgGACGACTAGGTTGTCTAGTCGAGTCGTCCACCAAATCGTGCACTAAATACCgaccagcccgactaatcgcgattaatcgcgattagtcggacgacttgaaatcattggTCAATAAACCAAACAGGgtagagactaaactttagttccgaaactaaaggaaccaaacaggTAAGACCTTGCCTCTCAGCACCCTGCACGTCATAACACTGAATATGAAGGACAGAATAGCAGTATAGTGGGAAACAGCAAGCCTCACACCTTGGTTTAGGAACTTATTTAAGGATTCGAGGTTCTTGGTGCATGTACTGACGGACAGATCATCCACAGTAACTTTAATACATTGATGTGCTTGTTCCCAGGCAGAGGAAGGGCATGTCGAGCTTCTGGGCAATCTTCT
This genomic window contains:
- the LOC100277449 gene encoding 14 kDa zinc-binding protein-like, yielding MRRNSPPTASGNRLAVIASHLSLPPLGSPAAISGEKEAALATDLNSTPTIFDKIIRKEIPSEVVYEDEKVLACRDISPQAPTHIIIIAKVKYGLSRLSKAEEGHVELLGNLLYAAKVVAEQEGLADGFRIVMDDGPRGSQSVYHRHLHVHLLGGRQMNWPPG
- the LOC100277449 gene encoding 14 kDa zinc-binding protein-like isoform X1; its protein translation is MRRNSPPTASGNRLAVIASHLSLPPLGSPAAISGEKEAALATDLNSTPTIFDKIIRKEIPSEVVYEDEKAEEGHVELLGNLLYAAKVVAEQEGLADGFRIVMDDGPRGSQSVYHRHLHVHLLGGRQMNWPPG
- the LOC109945173 gene encoding uncharacterized protein; the protein is MYPTARAYRPEVSQFFYNQVVEASPDVKKWLDTYHKLKWRRSQFNPAIKCDYVTNNLAEVFNNWIKDWKDLPVVELADKCREMIMVLWEKRRRIGDKLNGKILPAVLQQLKARTRGLGHLSVTKAGFFSAQVEDSTNTHNRHVVKSYLHECTCLEWQHTGKPCPHALALITAQESVDVELEDFVHEFYSVQRFKNAYKRIIEPLPDKSQWQTVDLPYAVAAPLDKRGKGRYKKLRIKSCLEGGNSKGEKVATEKGKEADKNAVLEADMEGSNQSEKGKRKMIRGKRKCKRCGELGHSETSYKCPLNGTKKRKRKPRMNRTKYGDNAKIPKTRLQRSVQGQGVVQGEANVELETVQDHGAVQTEADVQLEVSLPVTPTRESILQDSPIRVTRSRLAMLLGDGQIDIQSPPKNTTPKKMLMKKLTPRKLKKM